One segment of Burkholderia multivorans ATCC BAA-247 DNA contains the following:
- the recA gene encoding recombinase RecA translates to MEESKKGSGMTAEKSKALAAALAQIEKQFGKGSIMRMGDGEAAEDIQVVSTGSLGLDIALGVGGLPRGRVVEIYGPESSGKTTLTLQVIAELQKLGGTAAFIDAEHALDVQYAAKLGVNVPDLLISQPDTGEQALEITDALVRSGSIDMIVIDSVAALVPKAEIEGEMGDSLPGLQARLMSQALRKLTGTIKRTNCLVIFINQIRMKIGVMFGNPETTTGGNALKFYSSVRLDIRRIGSIKKNDEVIGNETRVKVVKNKVSPPFREAIFDILYGEGISRQGEIIDLGVQAKIVDKAGAWYSYNGEKIGQGKDNAREFLRENPEIAREIENRIRESLGVAAMPDGAGHDEAEAMDEEE, encoded by the coding sequence ATGGAAGAAAGCAAGAAGGGCTCCGGGATGACCGCCGAGAAGAGCAAGGCGCTGGCTGCCGCACTCGCGCAGATCGAGAAGCAGTTCGGCAAAGGGTCGATCATGCGCATGGGCGACGGCGAGGCGGCCGAGGACATCCAGGTCGTGTCCACGGGCTCGCTCGGGCTCGACATCGCACTGGGCGTCGGCGGCCTGCCGCGCGGCCGCGTGGTCGAGATCTACGGGCCGGAATCGTCCGGCAAGACCACGCTCACGCTGCAGGTCATCGCCGAGCTGCAGAAGCTGGGCGGTACCGCAGCGTTCATCGACGCCGAGCACGCGCTCGACGTCCAGTACGCGGCGAAGCTCGGCGTCAACGTGCCGGATCTGCTGATCTCTCAGCCGGACACCGGCGAGCAGGCGCTCGAAATCACCGACGCGCTGGTGCGCTCGGGCTCGATCGACATGATCGTCATCGACTCGGTCGCGGCGCTCGTGCCGAAGGCCGAAATCGAAGGCGAGATGGGCGATTCGCTGCCGGGCCTGCAGGCGCGCCTGATGTCGCAGGCGCTGCGCAAGCTGACGGGCACGATCAAGCGCACGAACTGCCTCGTGATCTTCATCAACCAGATCCGCATGAAGATCGGCGTGATGTTCGGCAACCCGGAAACCACGACGGGCGGCAACGCGCTGAAGTTCTATTCGTCGGTGCGTCTCGACATCCGCCGGATCGGCTCGATCAAGAAGAACGACGAAGTGATCGGCAACGAAACGCGCGTGAAGGTCGTCAAGAACAAGGTGTCGCCGCCGTTCCGCGAAGCGATCTTCGACATCCTGTACGGCGAGGGCATTTCGCGTCAGGGCGAGATCATCGATCTCGGCGTGCAGGCGAAGATCGTCGACAAGGCGGGCGCCTGGTACAGCTACAACGGCGAGAAGATCGGTCAGGGCAAGGACAACGCGCGTGAATTCCTGCGCGAGAATCCGGAAATCGCGCGCGAGATCGAGAACCGCATTCGTGAATCGCTCGGCGTTGCCGCCATGCCGGATGGCGCGGGCCACGACGAAGCCGAGGCGATGGACGAAGAAGAGTGA
- a CDS encoding response regulator transcription factor encodes MRILIAEDDSILADGLTRSLRQSGYAVDHVKSGVEADTALSMQTFDLLILDLGLPKMSGLEVLKRLRARNSNLPVLILTAADSVDERVKGLDLGADDYMAKPFALNELEARVRALTRRGAGGGPTVVRHGSLAFDQVGRIAYANDRVLDLSARELGLLEVLLQRIGRLVSKEQLVDHLCEWGEEVSNNAIEVYVHRLRKKIEPSGVRIATVRGLGYCLEKVVPAAPADAPPPQPAAADPASPKPATAGTPLR; translated from the coding sequence ATGCGAATTCTCATCGCCGAAGACGACAGCATACTCGCGGACGGCCTCACCCGGTCACTCCGCCAATCGGGCTATGCGGTCGACCACGTGAAGAGCGGCGTCGAGGCCGATACCGCGCTGTCGATGCAGACTTTCGACCTGCTGATCCTCGATCTCGGCCTGCCCAAAATGTCCGGGCTCGAAGTGCTGAAGCGCCTGCGCGCGCGCAATTCCAATCTCCCGGTCCTGATCCTGACCGCCGCCGACAGCGTCGACGAGCGCGTGAAAGGGCTCGATCTCGGCGCCGACGACTACATGGCCAAGCCGTTCGCGCTGAACGAGCTCGAGGCGCGCGTGCGCGCGCTGACGCGACGCGGCGCCGGCGGCGGCCCGACCGTCGTGCGGCACGGCTCGCTCGCGTTCGACCAGGTCGGCCGGATCGCCTATGCGAACGACCGCGTGCTCGATTTGTCCGCGCGCGAACTCGGGCTGCTCGAAGTGCTGCTGCAGCGGATCGGGCGCCTCGTGTCGAAGGAGCAGCTCGTCGACCATCTGTGCGAATGGGGCGAGGAAGTCAGCAACAACGCGATCGAAGTGTACGTGCACCGGCTGCGCAAGAAGATCGAGCCGAGCGGCGTGCGGATCGCCACCGTGCGCGGCCTCGGCTACTGTCTCGAGAAGGTCGTGCCGGCCGCGCCCGCCGACGCGCCCCCGCCACAGCCCGCCGCGGCCGATCCGGCTTCGCCGAAGCCCGCGACAGCCGGCACGCCGCTGCGCTGA
- a CDS encoding sensor histidine kinase, with translation MATPAPSRHPTGEPSSAADAARDARYANPFAPPDETETPEAARPRSLFGEILDWMLAPLLLLWPMSIAVTYLVAKTIANGPFDRALETNAYVLARQIHPVNGVAELTLPQQTRDFLRADNIDSVYFQVLGTRGELVAGEADMPLPRDEDRPPPGVVVFRDDLLRGNDVRVAYTTVALPDASGTQPVLVQVGETLDKRNALANDIIKGVILPQFVILPLAILLVWFGLSRGLAPLNALQAHIRARRPDDLSPVEAQRAPPEIEPLVTSFNDLLARLEQSMALQKRFIADAAHQMKTPLAGLRTQAEFALRHAVPPDVQRSLEQIATSSEQAARLVTQLLALARAENRASGLMFEPVEIAALARRAVRDWVQAALAKRMDLGYEGPPDDAPIDVDGNPVMLREMLGNLIDNAIRYTPEGGRITVRVHADRTARLAHLEVEDTGPGIPAAERGRVVERFYRILGREGDGSGLGLAIVREIATQHGGTLTIDDHVYQTAPRLAGTLVRVSLPLSVAPD, from the coding sequence ATGGCCACGCCGGCCCCTTCCCGCCATCCGACCGGCGAGCCGTCGTCGGCCGCGGACGCGGCGCGCGACGCGCGCTACGCGAATCCGTTCGCCCCGCCCGACGAAACCGAAACGCCCGAAGCCGCGCGTCCGCGCTCGCTGTTCGGCGAAATCCTCGACTGGATGCTCGCGCCGCTGCTGCTGCTGTGGCCGATGAGCATCGCGGTCACCTACCTCGTCGCGAAGACGATCGCGAACGGGCCGTTCGATCGCGCGCTCGAAACCAACGCGTACGTGCTCGCACGGCAGATTCATCCGGTCAACGGCGTCGCCGAGCTGACGCTGCCGCAGCAGACGCGCGACTTCCTGCGCGCGGACAACATCGACAGCGTGTATTTCCAGGTGCTCGGCACGCGCGGCGAGCTGGTCGCCGGCGAAGCCGACATGCCGCTGCCGCGCGACGAGGATCGCCCGCCGCCGGGCGTCGTCGTGTTCCGCGACGATCTGCTGCGCGGCAACGACGTGCGCGTCGCCTATACGACCGTCGCGCTGCCCGACGCGAGCGGCACGCAGCCGGTGCTCGTGCAGGTCGGCGAGACGCTCGACAAGCGCAACGCGCTCGCCAACGACATCATCAAGGGCGTGATCCTGCCGCAGTTCGTGATCCTGCCGCTCGCGATCCTGCTCGTGTGGTTCGGCCTGTCGCGCGGGCTCGCGCCGCTCAACGCGCTGCAGGCGCACATCCGCGCGCGGCGTCCCGACGATCTGTCGCCCGTCGAGGCGCAACGCGCGCCGCCCGAGATCGAGCCGCTCGTCACGTCGTTCAACGACCTGCTCGCGCGGCTCGAGCAGAGCATGGCGCTGCAGAAGCGCTTCATCGCCGATGCCGCGCATCAGATGAAGACGCCGCTCGCCGGCCTGCGCACGCAGGCCGAATTCGCGCTGCGTCACGCGGTGCCGCCCGACGTGCAGCGCTCGCTCGAGCAGATCGCGACGAGTTCCGAGCAGGCCGCGCGGCTCGTCACGCAGCTGCTCGCGCTCGCGCGCGCGGAGAACCGGGCGAGCGGGCTGATGTTCGAGCCTGTCGAGATCGCGGCGCTCGCGCGGCGTGCGGTGCGCGACTGGGTGCAGGCCGCACTCGCGAAACGGATGGATCTCGGCTACGAAGGCCCGCCCGACGACGCGCCGATCGACGTCGACGGCAATCCGGTGATGCTGCGCGAAATGCTCGGCAACCTGATCGACAACGCGATCCGCTACACGCCCGAAGGCGGGCGCATCACCGTGCGCGTGCACGCCGACCGCACGGCGCGGCTCGCGCATCTCGAAGTCGAGGATACGGGGCCCGGCATTCCGGCCGCCGAGCGCGGCCGCGTCGTCGAGCGCTTCTACCGGATCCTCGGCCGCGAAGGCGACGGCAGCGGGCTCGGGCTCGCGATCGTGCGCGAGATCGCCACGCAGCACGGCGGCACGCTGACGATCGACGACCACGTGTACCAGACGGCGCCGCGCCTTGCCGGCACGCTCGTGCGCGTCAGCCTGCCGCTGTCGGTCGCCCCGGATTAA
- a CDS encoding MFS transporter, with the protein MATLGGQIAHSPMTAEEKKVIFASSLGTVFEWYDFYLAGSLAAYISKSFFSGVNPTAAFIFTLLGFAAGFAVRPFGALVFGRLGDLVGRKHTFLVTIVIMGVSTFVVGFLPGYASIGIAAPVIFIAMRLLQGLALGGEYGGAATYVAEHAPANRRGFYTAWIQTTATLGLFLSLLVILGVRTFIGEEAFGAWGWRVPFVASILLLAVSVWIRMQLNESPVFLRIKSEGKTSKAPLTEAFGQWKNLKIVILALVGLTAGQAVVWYTGQFYALFFLTQTLKVDGASANILIAIALLIGTPFFLFFGSLSDKIGRKPIILAGCLIAALTYFPLFKALTHYANPQLEIATQKAPISVVADPAACSFQFNPVGTSKFTNSCDIAKSALAKAGLNYENVAAPAGTTAQIKVGDTVIPAYDGKAVDAKAQGAAFDKTLASTLKAAGYPAKADPAQLNWPMTIVILTILVIYVTMVYGPIAAMLVEMFPTRIRYTSMSLPYHIGNGWFGGFLPATAFAIVAAKGDIYSGLWYPIVIALVTFVIGLLFVKETKDSNIYAQD; encoded by the coding sequence ATGGCAACGTTAGGCGGGCAAATTGCACACTCGCCGATGACGGCCGAAGAGAAGAAGGTGATCTTCGCGTCGTCGCTCGGTACGGTGTTCGAGTGGTACGACTTCTACCTGGCCGGGTCGCTCGCGGCCTACATCAGCAAGAGCTTCTTCTCCGGCGTCAATCCGACCGCGGCCTTCATCTTCACGCTGCTCGGCTTCGCGGCCGGCTTCGCGGTGCGGCCGTTCGGCGCACTCGTGTTCGGCCGGCTCGGCGACCTCGTCGGCCGCAAGCACACGTTCCTCGTGACGATCGTGATCATGGGCGTCTCGACATTCGTGGTCGGCTTCCTGCCCGGCTACGCGTCGATCGGCATCGCCGCGCCGGTGATCTTCATCGCGATGCGGCTGCTGCAGGGCCTCGCGCTCGGCGGCGAGTACGGCGGCGCGGCGACCTACGTCGCCGAACATGCGCCGGCGAATCGCCGCGGCTTCTACACCGCGTGGATCCAGACGACCGCGACGCTCGGCCTGTTCCTGTCGCTGCTCGTGATCCTCGGCGTGCGCACGTTCATCGGTGAAGAAGCGTTCGGCGCATGGGGCTGGCGCGTGCCGTTCGTCGCGTCGATCCTGCTGCTCGCGGTGTCGGTCTGGATCCGGATGCAGCTGAACGAATCGCCGGTGTTCCTGCGCATCAAGTCGGAAGGCAAGACATCGAAGGCGCCGCTGACCGAAGCGTTCGGCCAGTGGAAGAACCTGAAGATCGTGATTCTCGCGCTCGTCGGCCTGACGGCCGGCCAGGCCGTCGTGTGGTACACGGGCCAGTTCTACGCGCTGTTCTTCCTGACGCAGACGCTGAAGGTCGACGGGGCGAGCGCGAACATCCTGATCGCGATCGCGCTGCTGATCGGCACGCCGTTCTTCCTGTTCTTCGGTTCGCTGTCGGACAAGATCGGTCGCAAGCCGATCATCCTCGCCGGCTGCCTGATTGCTGCGCTCACCTACTTCCCGCTGTTCAAGGCGCTGACGCACTACGCGAACCCGCAGCTCGAGATCGCGACGCAGAAGGCGCCGATCTCGGTCGTCGCCGATCCGGCGGCGTGCTCGTTCCAGTTCAACCCGGTCGGCACGTCGAAGTTCACGAACTCGTGCGACATCGCGAAGAGCGCGCTGGCGAAGGCCGGTCTGAACTACGAGAACGTCGCGGCACCGGCCGGCACGACCGCGCAGATCAAGGTGGGCGACACGGTGATCCCGGCCTATGACGGCAAGGCGGTCGATGCGAAGGCGCAGGGTGCGGCGTTCGACAAGACGCTCGCGTCGACGCTGAAGGCGGCCGGCTACCCGGCGAAGGCCGATCCGGCGCAGCTGAACTGGCCGATGACGATCGTGATCCTGACGATCCTCGTGATCTACGTGACGATGGTCTACGGGCCGATCGCGGCGATGCTGGTCGAGATGTTCCCGACGCGGATCCGCTATACGTCGATGTCGCTGCCCTATCACATCGGCAACGGCTGGTTCGGCGGGTTCCTGCCGGCGACCGCGTTCGCGATCGTCGCGGCGAAGGGCGACATCTATTCGGGGCTGTGGTATCCGATCGTGATCGCGCTGGTTACGTTCGTGATCGGGCTGCTGTTCGTCAAGGAGACGAAGGACTCGAACATCTACGCGCAGGATTGA
- a CDS encoding LysR family transcriptional regulator — MDRIQAMEVFTRVVDANSFTRAAETLAMPRASVTTIIQNLEALLGVRLMHRTTRRLSLTPEGAAYYEHCVKILSEIAEADASFQKGKPTGVLRVHMPSSLGRRLVIPSLSLFRQRYPDITLDLGLSDRPVDPIEEGIDCMIRVGPLEDSSMVARRIGMLRRVTCAAPDYLARHGEPREIADLAGHYAVNFRATQGGRAVPWVFLIDGKPVEVRMNASVTVNDSDAYVNCGLEGFGMIQPTLFMVVSNLLDGSLVEVLPDCNPKPKPISIMYPHNRHLSAKVRVFADWIAEVFESTPALEGGENWRRNVRGKVEGEAVGSVAA; from the coding sequence ATGGACCGGATCCAGGCAATGGAAGTTTTCACGCGCGTGGTCGATGCGAACAGCTTCACGCGCGCCGCGGAGACGCTCGCGATGCCGCGCGCGTCGGTCACGACGATCATCCAGAATCTCGAGGCGCTGCTCGGCGTGCGCCTGATGCACCGTACGACGCGGCGGCTGTCGCTGACGCCGGAGGGCGCCGCGTACTACGAGCACTGCGTGAAGATTCTGTCGGAAATCGCGGAAGCGGACGCGAGTTTCCAGAAGGGCAAGCCGACCGGCGTGCTGCGCGTTCACATGCCGAGTTCGCTCGGCCGGCGGCTCGTGATTCCGTCGCTGTCGCTGTTCCGGCAGCGCTATCCGGACATCACGCTCGATCTCGGGCTGTCCGATCGGCCTGTCGATCCGATCGAGGAGGGGATCGACTGCATGATTCGCGTGGGGCCGCTCGAGGATTCGTCGATGGTCGCGCGCCGGATCGGGATGCTCAGACGCGTGACGTGCGCCGCGCCCGACTATCTGGCCCGTCACGGCGAGCCGCGCGAGATCGCCGATCTCGCCGGGCACTACGCCGTGAACTTCCGTGCGACGCAGGGCGGGCGCGCGGTGCCGTGGGTGTTCCTGATCGACGGCAAGCCGGTCGAGGTGCGGATGAATGCGAGCGTCACGGTCAACGATTCGGATGCGTACGTGAACTGCGGGCTGGAAGGGTTCGGGATGATTCAGCCGACGCTGTTCATGGTGGTGTCGAATCTGCTCGACGGGTCGCTGGTCGAGGTGCTGCCGGACTGCAATCCGAAGCCGAAGCCGATTTCGATCATGTATCCGCACAACCGGCATCTGTCGGCGAAGGTGCGCGTGTTCGCGGACTGGATCGCGGAGGTGTTCGAGTCGACGCCGGCGCTTGAAGGCGGCGAGAACTGGCGGCGGAATGTGCGGGGGAAGGTCGAGGGTGAGGCGGTAGGGTCGGTGGCGGCTTGA
- a CDS encoding GlxA family transcriptional regulator, translating into MSSPRPILILAFPRAQLLDVSGPLQVFASVNELALERGRPALYVPRIVAADAGPVETSSGVAVVADSLRSAARGIDTLIVAGGKGVHAASRDARLVRWVRRQADRARRVASVCTGAFLLAEAGLLDGRRAVTHWTRCDELAARYPNVRVEADPIFIREGALWTSAGVTAGIDLALALVEEDLGRAVALDVARELVVFLKRPGGQAQFSAMLSMQRTDDRFGELHAWIAEHLSADLSVPALAERARMSERSFVRHYRASTGRTPARAVEQIRVEAAQRLLGETGWPVKRIAARCGFGSEETLRRSFVRVLGVSPQEYRERFVR; encoded by the coding sequence ATGTCGTCGCCGCGCCCGATCCTGATCCTCGCGTTTCCGCGCGCGCAATTGCTCGACGTATCGGGGCCGTTGCAGGTGTTCGCATCCGTCAACGAACTCGCACTCGAGCGCGGACGGCCGGCGCTCTATGTGCCGCGCATCGTCGCCGCCGACGCGGGGCCGGTCGAGACGTCGTCGGGCGTCGCGGTGGTTGCCGACTCGCTGCGCTCGGCCGCGCGCGGCATCGATACGCTGATCGTCGCCGGCGGCAAGGGCGTGCATGCGGCGTCGCGGGACGCGCGGCTCGTGCGTTGGGTGCGTCGGCAGGCGGACCGCGCACGACGCGTCGCATCGGTCTGCACCGGCGCATTCCTGCTCGCCGAAGCGGGGCTGCTCGACGGGCGTCGCGCCGTCACGCACTGGACGCGTTGCGACGAGCTTGCCGCGCGCTATCCGAACGTGCGCGTCGAAGCCGATCCGATCTTTATCCGCGAAGGCGCGCTGTGGACGTCGGCCGGCGTGACGGCCGGCATCGATCTTGCGCTGGCGCTCGTCGAAGAGGATCTCGGCCGCGCGGTGGCGCTCGACGTCGCGCGCGAGCTCGTCGTGTTCCTGAAGCGCCCCGGCGGCCAGGCGCAATTCAGCGCGATGTTGTCGATGCAGCGCACCGACGACCGGTTCGGCGAACTGCATGCATGGATCGCCGAACATCTGAGCGCCGATCTGTCGGTGCCGGCGCTTGCCGAGCGCGCGCGGATGAGCGAGCGCAGCTTCGTGCGCCACTATCGCGCGAGCACCGGCCGCACGCCGGCGCGCGCGGTCGAGCAGATTCGCGTCGAGGCGGCGCAGCGGCTGCTCGGCGAGACCGGCTGGCCGGTCAAGCGGATCGCCGCGCGTTGCGGATTCGGCTCCGAGGAGACGCTCAGGCGCAGTTTCGTGCGCGTGCTCGGCGTGTCGCCGCAGGAATATCGCGAACGGTTCGTGCGCTGA